The following are encoded together in the Planococcus antarcticus DSM 14505 genome:
- a CDS encoding CAP domain-containing protein, translated as MKDLLRIMIFLSIVLIGLFYLDPSINENDVLEAPRTVDPLPSENITDESLNIDRPSTGISSYIGKSIDKWVEQYGEPERIDPSAYGYEWWVYNESYAHFIMTGVKDGKVVQVYTAGVAADAAPYTIGQSLDDLYRFTILENEVTVKYGTNIYTFNVTAEDMDKRILVKFDGVYAQLYIDSMDRTLEAVRFMDAETLIRHQPYDLMYSGELLPVQSPSSTLQQSIDEASAKQIVDLVNVYRIHHQINPLVVNPRASMVAETNSEDMAKQNFSSEEMEIKDLHGQLGEANIVFDQAAVNTAKRYYDAAETVHGWINSDVHRKTLLSDQYNQTGVGAFGKYYTQIFLEREPATALKQ; from the coding sequence TTGAAAGACTTATTGCGAATTATGATTTTTCTATCGATAGTTCTAATCGGCTTATTTTATTTGGATCCGTCAATAAATGAAAATGACGTTCTAGAAGCGCCGCGTACAGTAGATCCTCTGCCGAGTGAAAATATCACAGATGAATCTTTGAACATTGATCGCCCTTCCACTGGAATCTCAAGCTATATCGGCAAGTCAATTGATAAATGGGTTGAGCAGTATGGAGAACCCGAGAGGATTGACCCATCTGCTTATGGCTATGAATGGTGGGTCTACAACGAAAGCTATGCTCACTTTATCATGACAGGGGTAAAAGACGGCAAGGTGGTCCAGGTCTATACAGCAGGGGTTGCTGCTGATGCCGCTCCTTATACGATTGGTCAGAGTCTTGACGATTTGTATCGCTTCACCATTCTTGAGAATGAAGTTACAGTTAAATATGGCACGAATATTTATACATTTAATGTTACTGCTGAAGACATGGACAAGCGCATCCTAGTGAAATTTGACGGTGTCTATGCACAGTTGTATATCGATTCAATGGATCGTACTTTAGAGGCTGTCCGTTTTATGGATGCGGAAACATTGATTCGCCATCAGCCATACGATCTTATGTATTCCGGTGAGCTATTGCCGGTGCAGTCGCCTTCGTCCACTCTTCAGCAATCAATTGATGAAGCGAGCGCAAAACAGATTGTCGATCTGGTAAATGTCTATCGGATTCACCATCAAATAAATCCTTTAGTTGTCAATCCGCGAGCAAGTATGGTTGCAGAAACAAATAGTGAGGATATGGCTAAGCAGAATTTTTCTTCTGAAGAGATGGAAATTAAAGATCTGCATGGCCAGTTGGGAGAAGCCAATATCGTTTTTGACCAAGCGGCTGTCAATACTGCTAAGCGCTACTATGACGCAGCGGAGACTGTTCATGGCTGGATCAATTCAGATGTCCACCGAAAGACACTACTCAGTGATCAATATAACCAGACGGGCGTTGGGGCGTTCGGTAAATACTATACACAAATTTTTCTCGAAAGAGAGCCTGCTACTGCTTTAAAGCAATAA
- a CDS encoding COX15/CtaA family protein gives MQQNRYIKWFAVAATIGMLLILLGGALVTKTDSGLGCGRNWPDCNGKLIPDDITTEVLIEFSHRLVTGVVGILIIILAVWAWRKFGHVRETKFLAVMAVFFLVLQALIGAAQVLWGQGDFILALHFGISLLSFASILLLTLLIFEVDRKFDADRLQIGKKLRFHTIGVTLYSYIVVYTGALVRHTESSLICSDWPLCRNDSFALPSNMYEWVQMGHRTAAGLIVIWLGYIAWHAIKHYKDQRVIYWGWSIAFIIVLLQASTGMLVVLTKLNLVVALLHSLLISMLFGLLCYMVLLVSRSRIKKS, from the coding sequence TTGCAGCAAAATAGATATATAAAATGGTTCGCCGTTGCGGCTACCATAGGCATGTTATTGATTCTTCTGGGCGGGGCCCTTGTCACTAAGACTGACAGCGGGTTAGGTTGTGGCCGAAATTGGCCGGACTGCAATGGCAAATTGATTCCAGATGATATAACGACTGAAGTTTTGATTGAATTTTCCCACCGTTTAGTAACCGGTGTTGTCGGCATCTTGATCATCATCCTGGCAGTTTGGGCGTGGAGAAAATTCGGACATGTACGAGAAACAAAGTTCCTAGCCGTTATGGCTGTCTTCTTTTTAGTGCTTCAGGCATTGATTGGAGCCGCACAGGTGCTTTGGGGCCAAGGTGATTTTATCCTCGCTCTTCACTTTGGAATTTCCTTGCTATCGTTCGCTTCCATACTGTTGCTGACTTTGTTGATTTTTGAAGTCGACCGGAAGTTTGATGCAGATCGCTTGCAGATCGGCAAGAAATTGCGTTTTCACACGATTGGTGTCACCTTGTACTCTTATATTGTGGTTTATACTGGGGCGCTGGTCCGTCATACCGAGTCGAGTCTCATCTGTTCAGATTGGCCTCTATGTCGAAACGACAGTTTCGCATTGCCGAGCAATATGTATGAATGGGTTCAAATGGGTCATCGCACGGCAGCCGGCTTGATTGTTATCTGGCTCGGTTACATTGCCTGGCACGCAATTAAGCATTACAAAGATCAGCGCGTTATCTACTGGGGTTGGAGCATCGCTTTCATCATTGTTCTTCTTCAAGCGTCCACAGGAATGCTGGTCGTACTGACAAAATTAAACTTGGTTGTCGCACTTCTTCACTCGCTCTTAATTTCCATGCTTTTCGGTTTACTGTGTTATATGGTGCTGCTCGTTTCACGCAGCCGCATTAAAAAATCCTAA
- a CDS encoding YugN family protein, translating into MYFENTGLENIHVDISLLESMMNKHGLTKEGQWDYERVTYDRKFIIREGTYYLRVFAYATDGDVDSNDATMRVLKPVLGKHYYPHGIEYGEDEEFPEHLIKTCIGLLDSIKKDVQAFEINV; encoded by the coding sequence ATGTATTTTGAAAATACAGGACTTGAAAACATTCACGTAGATATTTCATTACTTGAAAGCATGATGAACAAGCACGGCTTGACTAAAGAAGGACAGTGGGATTACGAGCGCGTCACTTATGACCGCAAATTCATCATTCGCGAAGGTACTTACTATTTGCGCGTATTCGCATATGCTACTGACGGAGATGTTGATTCAAACGATGCTACTATGCGCGTTTTGAAGCCGGTACTTGGCAAACATTATTATCCGCATGGTATTGAATATGGTGAAGATGAAGAATTCCCGGAACATTTGATCAAAACTTGTATCGGATTATTGGACTCTATCAAGAAAGACGTTCAGGCTTTCGAGATCAACGTATAA
- a CDS encoding cytochrome (ubi)quinol oxidase subunit III — MDINQRYTPQSWPEHPETATMEGKNKFIGFWLLLAAETVTFASLFATYLALKDKGPSGMEFSAAGLFELPLVFAMTMILLTSSLTSVYAMYHMKNHNFKAMQAWLGITVLLGATFLGLEIYEFNHYVHLGFGFTNSAFSSAFYTLVGTHGAHVLFGLSWFIALMLRNAKRGLNMYNAPKFYLASLYWHFIDVVWVFIFTVVYLMGVIG, encoded by the coding sequence ATGGACATTAATCAACGATATACACCTCAATCCTGGCCGGAGCACCCTGAAACGGCTACGATGGAAGGTAAAAATAAGTTTATTGGTTTCTGGTTGCTTCTTGCTGCAGAGACAGTAACGTTTGCTTCTCTTTTCGCAACTTACCTTGCTTTGAAAGATAAAGGACCAAGCGGCATGGAATTTTCTGCCGCTGGACTTTTTGAACTGCCACTGGTCTTTGCAATGACAATGATTCTTTTGACATCTTCATTGACAAGTGTTTATGCTATGTATCACATGAAAAATCATAATTTTAAAGCCATGCAGGCTTGGCTGGGTATTACAGTATTGCTTGGTGCAACATTCCTTGGCTTAGAAATTTATGAGTTTAATCATTATGTTCACTTAGGATTCGGCTTTACGAACAGTGCATTCAGTTCTGCTTTTTATACGTTAGTTGGAACGCACGGAGCACACGTACTATTTGGTCTCAGCTGGTTTATTGCATTAATGCTGCGCAACGCTAAACGCGGATTGAACATGTACAATGCACCAAAATTCTATCTAGCTTCTCTATACTGGCATTTTATTGACGTCGTATGGGTCTTCATCTTTACTGTCGTTTATTTGATGGGAGTGATCGGATAA
- the cyoE gene encoding heme o synthase → MSNGRAMSAETHEAPEATTFLKDFLALIKIGIVNSNLITVFTGLWLAFQFSDRHFLNELDILVYTIVGSALIIAGSAAMNNYIDTDIDPLMESKKARPTVTGRFKPSAVLALAVSFIVIGELFLFSASVSAGMFGIAGVLAYVVLYSMWSKRRHVSNTIVGSISGAIPPLIGWAAVEPTLGTGAWALFLIMFIWQPPHFYALAMKRTEEYRAANIPMLPVVKGFHRTKKSMLAWIVMLFPLPFLLMELGTGFIILATLLNIGWLVLAIRGFKVADDLKWAKTMFIYSLNYMTILFVSMIIFAVFI, encoded by the coding sequence ATGTCAAATGGCCGGGCAATGTCTGCAGAAACTCATGAAGCACCGGAAGCGACCACATTCCTGAAAGACTTTCTAGCACTTATCAAAATTGGAATCGTCAATTCTAATTTGATCACTGTCTTCACAGGGCTGTGGCTTGCATTTCAGTTTTCCGACAGACATTTTCTGAACGAGCTGGATATTCTTGTCTATACTATCGTCGGTTCAGCACTGATCATCGCGGGTTCTGCAGCCATGAATAACTACATTGATACAGATATAGATCCTTTGATGGAAAGTAAAAAAGCACGTCCGACAGTGACAGGAAGGTTCAAGCCATCAGCTGTATTGGCACTTGCTGTTTCTTTCATCGTTATAGGCGAATTATTCTTGTTTTCCGCTTCTGTATCAGCTGGTATGTTTGGAATTGCCGGTGTTTTAGCTTATGTCGTCTTATATTCCATGTGGTCAAAAAGGCGCCATGTCAGCAACACGATTGTGGGAAGCATCTCTGGAGCCATTCCTCCGCTAATCGGTTGGGCAGCCGTGGAACCTACGCTCGGCACGGGCGCCTGGGCATTATTTCTGATTATGTTCATTTGGCAACCGCCGCATTTTTATGCATTGGCTATGAAGCGGACAGAAGAGTATCGGGCAGCGAATATTCCAATGCTACCGGTAGTCAAAGGTTTTCACCGAACAAAAAAATCGATGCTTGCATGGATTGTAATGCTTTTCCCTCTGCCATTCCTGTTAATGGAACTCGGGACGGGCTTCATCATCTTAGCGACACTTTTGAACATCGGCTGGCTTGTATTGGCAATTCGAGGATTTAAAGTAGCTGATGACTTGAAATGGGCGAAGACAATGTTTATCTATTCATTGAACTATATGACCATCTTGTTTGTTTCAATGATCATTTTTGCTGTCTTCATCTAA
- a CDS encoding cytochrome c oxidase subunit I encodes MSSIAQKKGFGATIWDFMTTVDHKKIAILYLISGGFFFLVGGLEAMLIRVQLAKAGNDFLSAGTYNEIITMHGTTMIFLAAMPILLAFMNAIMPLQIGARDVAFPFLNSLGFWLFFFGGIFLNLSWFLGGAPDAGWTNYASLALASEGHGIDFYSLGLTISGFGTLIAGINFLVTIINMRAPGMTYMRMPLFTWTTFVASALILLAFPPLTVGLFFMIFDRMFGASFFAVEMGGNTIIWEHLFWIFGHPEVYILILPAFGIFSEIFAIFSRKRLFGYTALVFATILIGFYGFMVWAHHMFTVGLGPTANAVFALATMIIAVPTGIKIFNWLLTIWGGSISFTVPMIYAIAFIPSFVAGGVTGVMQAIAPLDYQLHDSYFIVAHFHYVIVGGVVLGILAGTHLYWPKMFGTMLSEKLGKWTFWFFFIGFHLTFFIQHFLGLMGMPRRVYTFGADQGWDLFNAISSAGAALMAIGVIILLVNVVLTTVKNERVGNDPWGDGRTLEWAIPSPPPFYNFAQTPLVRGLDTYWIEKMDGNKEGMIFAEPLEDIHMPNSSIIPFIMSFGMFVASFGALYFLDDKVWALPVLIIGMVILFGSMLVRSLKDDLGFHVTKAELLEDAKGGNTDGH; translated from the coding sequence GTGAGTTCTATTGCTCAAAAAAAGGGCTTCGGTGCTACTATATGGGACTTCATGACAACGGTCGACCATAAGAAGATCGCAATCCTTTATCTCATCTCAGGTGGTTTCTTCTTCCTTGTTGGTGGTTTGGAAGCGATGTTGATTCGTGTCCAGTTGGCTAAAGCAGGAAATGATTTCCTAAGTGCCGGAACATATAATGAAATTATAACAATGCACGGTACTACCATGATCTTCTTGGCAGCAATGCCAATTTTACTGGCTTTCATGAACGCTATAATGCCTTTGCAGATTGGCGCGCGTGATGTAGCCTTCCCATTCTTGAATTCACTTGGTTTCTGGTTATTTTTCTTTGGTGGTATTTTCCTTAACCTTTCTTGGTTCTTGGGGGGCGCACCAGATGCAGGCTGGACGAACTATGCTTCGTTGGCATTGGCATCAGAAGGCCACGGAATCGACTTTTATTCACTAGGATTGACCATATCCGGTTTTGGTACATTGATTGCAGGGATTAACTTCCTGGTAACGATTATCAATATGCGTGCGCCGGGTATGACATATATGAGAATGCCATTGTTCACGTGGACAACTTTTGTTGCTTCCGCATTAATTCTATTGGCATTTCCGCCACTTACAGTCGGACTTTTCTTCATGATTTTTGACCGTATGTTCGGTGCTAGCTTTTTTGCAGTCGAAATGGGCGGAAACACGATCATCTGGGAACATTTATTCTGGATCTTTGGTCACCCTGAAGTTTACATCCTAATTTTGCCAGCTTTCGGTATCTTCTCTGAAATCTTTGCAATCTTTTCTCGTAAACGCCTTTTCGGATACACGGCACTTGTTTTCGCGACAATCCTGATTGGTTTCTACGGATTCATGGTTTGGGCTCACCACATGTTCACAGTTGGTTTAGGGCCAACAGCTAATGCTGTGTTCGCCTTGGCAACAATGATCATCGCAGTACCAACAGGAATCAAAATCTTTAACTGGCTGCTAACGATCTGGGGAGGAAGCATTTCCTTTACAGTTCCAATGATTTACGCTATCGCGTTTATTCCTTCATTTGTAGCAGGTGGGGTAACAGGAGTCATGCAAGCAATTGCGCCTTTGGATTATCAGTTGCACGATTCTTACTTTATCGTAGCCCACTTCCACTATGTTATTGTCGGTGGTGTTGTATTGGGGATTTTAGCAGGTACACATTTGTACTGGCCGAAAATGTTTGGAACAATGCTAAGTGAAAAATTAGGGAAATGGACATTCTGGTTCTTCTTCATCGGATTCCATTTAACGTTCTTCATCCAGCATTTCTTAGGCTTGATGGGTATGCCGCGACGTGTTTACACGTTCGGAGCAGACCAGGGCTGGGATCTATTCAATGCAATTAGTTCGGCGGGTGCTGCACTGATGGCAATTGGTGTCATTATTCTTCTGGTCAATGTTGTATTGACAACGGTCAAGAACGAGCGTGTCGGCAACGATCCATGGGGCGATGGCCGTACTTTGGAATGGGCTATACCATCTCCACCGCCATTCTACAACTTTGCGCAAACTCCATTAGTTCGTGGTCTTGATACTTACTGGATCGAAAAAATGGACGGCAATAAAGAAGGAATGATTTTCGCTGAACCTCTCGAAGATATTCATATGCCGAACAGTTCAATCATTCCGTTCATTATGTCTTTTGGCATGTTTGTTGCTTCGTTCGGAGCTCTATATTTCTTAGACGATAAAGTTTGGGCACTTCCAGTATTAATTATTGGAATGGTCATTCTGTTCGGTTCCATGTTAGTTCGTTCATTGAAAGATGATTTAGGTTTCCATGTTACAAAAGCAGAATTACTAGAAGATGCGAAAGGAGGCAACACCGATGGACATTAA
- the ctaF gene encoding cytochrome c oxidase subunit IVB, with protein sequence MSNDTHIYVRSQAEFEYAKKKRAEEMRGHLATFAIMIFLTLIAFTMVAAGFSVYLIVPIILLLAGIQVVLQLYYFMHLSGKGHGMVAFFLFCGIFVAFITILTFVTIIWW encoded by the coding sequence ATGTCAAACGATACACATATTTATGTTAGATCTCAGGCAGAATTTGAATACGCGAAGAAAAAAAGAGCAGAAGAAATGCGTGGCCATTTGGCAACATTCGCAATTATGATTTTTTTGACATTAATTGCATTTACAATGGTTGCTGCTGGATTCTCAGTTTACTTGATCGTTCCAATCATTCTATTGTTGGCGGGGATTCAAGTAGTTCTTCAACTTTATTATTTCATGCACTTGAGTGGTAAAGGGCATGGCATGGTAGCCTTCTTCCTGTTCTGTGGAATTTTTGTAGCTTTCATCACAATTCTTACGTTTGTAACAATTATTTGGTGGTAG
- the ytvI gene encoding sporulation integral membrane protein YtvI — MKWLTKKTITIAVVMAALILISIYILPVSIPLIIALITAIFLEPLVNFIHKRFKWHRKSAVISVFILFLVVVSSLLYWIVTQLIGQIIQFSKMVPEYTNSLSIMWDEFQRFFFRSTEDMPVEVVSSFETELAGFMEGIRNWVMTIVNYDTVSNLLTGIPSFLVSFIVFLIALFLFMLDLPGLKIMLFKRLKDSTAEKVRFMFARLNKVIFGFLKAQFLVSCIIFVVSLISLAFITPEYAIVMSLLIWLIDFIPILGSIIVLTPWFIYEFITGDVVQGTQLAILALVLLIIRRTVEPKVMGTQIGLSPLATLIAMFIGLQLIGFLGFFVGPLIVILFTSAREAGMIKIDFKV, encoded by the coding sequence GTGAAGTGGTTGACGAAGAAGACTATAACAATCGCTGTTGTCATGGCAGCTTTAATTTTAATTTCAATATACATATTGCCAGTTTCCATTCCATTGATCATTGCTTTGATCACTGCTATTTTTTTAGAACCACTTGTTAATTTTATACATAAAAGGTTCAAATGGCATAGGAAATCTGCAGTCATATCTGTATTCATTCTTTTTTTGGTAGTGGTTTCTAGTTTACTTTACTGGATTGTCACTCAATTAATTGGCCAGATTATTCAATTCTCAAAAATGGTTCCTGAATACACCAATTCCCTTTCGATCATGTGGGATGAATTTCAACGATTTTTTTTCCGTTCGACGGAAGACATGCCCGTCGAAGTCGTTTCTTCTTTTGAAACTGAGCTGGCAGGGTTTATGGAAGGAATTCGTAATTGGGTGATGACAATCGTCAATTACGATACCGTCTCTAATTTATTGACCGGCATTCCTTCTTTTCTAGTAAGTTTTATTGTGTTCCTCATTGCCTTATTCTTATTCATGTTGGATTTGCCTGGATTGAAAATCATGCTTTTCAAGCGTTTGAAAGACTCTACGGCCGAGAAAGTCCGGTTCATGTTTGCTCGCTTGAACAAAGTGATTTTTGGGTTTTTAAAAGCTCAATTTCTTGTGAGCTGTATTATTTTTGTTGTTTCACTCATTTCCCTGGCCTTTATCACACCTGAATATGCTATCGTCATGTCTCTGCTAATATGGTTGATTGACTTTATTCCGATTTTGGGGTCGATTATCGTTTTAACGCCATGGTTTATTTATGAGTTCATCACGGGTGATGTTGTTCAAGGAACCCAATTGGCGATCCTGGCGCTCGTATTGCTGATCATTCGACGGACCGTAGAGCCAAAAGTCATGGGCACGCAAATCGGACTTTCTCCGTTAGCAACTTTGATTGCAATGTTCATTGGGCTTCAACTAATCGGCTTCCTCGGATTCTTCGTTGGACCGTTAATTGTTATTCTCTTCACATCGGCACGTGAAGCTGGCATGATAAAAATCGATTTTAAAGTATAA
- a CDS encoding DUF420 domain-containing protein, whose amino-acid sequence MNLPLLPTISTFFIVLSAILVAIGWNLVLRRKIEAHKKVMVGAGAAALTFFIIYMSRTIFVGNTAFGGPDELKIFYTVFLIFHITLATTGGIMGLITIYWGWKNQLVKHRKIGPITSIVWFSTAITGVMVYMLLYVFYEGGHTTSVFKAILGG is encoded by the coding sequence ATGAATTTGCCGCTATTGCCGACTATCAGTACATTTTTTATCGTATTAAGCGCAATTTTGGTTGCGATTGGCTGGAACTTGGTCCTTCGCCGCAAAATTGAGGCACACAAGAAAGTGATGGTGGGAGCAGGTGCCGCAGCACTGACTTTCTTCATTATTTACATGTCACGCACCATCTTTGTTGGGAATACTGCTTTTGGTGGACCTGATGAATTAAAAATTTTCTATACAGTTTTCTTGATTTTCCACATCACTTTGGCGACAACAGGCGGCATCATGGGCTTGATCACTATATATTGGGGATGGAAAAACCAATTGGTAAAACACCGTAAAATCGGTCCAATTACCAGTATCGTCTGGTTTTCGACTGCTATAACGGGTGTAATGGTCTACATGTTGCTTTATGTATTTTACGAAGGCGGCCACACAACTTCCGTATTCAAAGCTATTTTAGGCGGATAA
- the ctaG gene encoding cytochrome c oxidase assembly factor CtaG, which produces MPISIFGFQALWSPVYLAVLVLVTILYFLATTKWRGKFKGSQPLSIKEAALFVSGMVLLYIIKGSPVDLYGHILFTMHMVQMALLLLLIPPLLIMGIPTYIWRAFISLPVIKPLFNFFTKPMLALILFGMVFSFYHIPMVFDFVKQDAWIHGAVNIVLFTSAIFYWWPVVNNLEGMHRFHGLSKLAYLFGLSVLMTPACALIIFSGTPFYATYTDGEAWLQAMALCVPAGTLSQLNLSGPELFSTMSAIEDQRTGGITMKVLQELVFTVFLWLVFYEWLRNETEQADEITEKVLKDRKDMAYHRHNA; this is translated from the coding sequence ATGCCAATCAGTATCTTCGGGTTTCAAGCTTTATGGAGTCCCGTTTACTTAGCAGTCCTCGTATTGGTGACGATTCTATATTTTTTGGCTACGACAAAGTGGCGCGGAAAATTTAAAGGAAGTCAGCCGCTTAGCATAAAGGAAGCTGCACTTTTTGTTTCGGGCATGGTTCTGCTTTATATTATTAAAGGTTCACCAGTAGATTTGTACGGGCATATCCTCTTTACAATGCATATGGTCCAGATGGCGCTATTGCTGTTGTTGATTCCGCCATTATTAATTATGGGTATTCCGACTTATATCTGGAGAGCATTTATTAGCCTGCCAGTCATTAAGCCCCTGTTCAACTTTTTCACTAAACCGATGTTAGCATTGATCCTTTTCGGAATGGTTTTTTCGTTTTATCATATTCCAATGGTTTTTGATTTTGTTAAACAAGATGCATGGATTCACGGTGCTGTAAACATTGTGTTATTCACCTCCGCCATATTTTACTGGTGGCCGGTAGTCAATAACCTGGAAGGTATGCATAGGTTTCACGGCTTGAGTAAACTGGCGTACTTATTTGGACTAAGCGTCTTAATGACTCCCGCGTGTGCATTGATTATTTTTAGTGGTACTCCTTTTTATGCGACTTATACCGATGGTGAGGCATGGCTGCAAGCGATGGCATTATGTGTGCCTGCTGGAACGCTGTCGCAATTGAATTTGTCGGGACCGGAACTGTTCTCGACCATGTCAGCGATTGAAGACCAGCGTACGGGCGGTATTACGATGAAGGTACTTCAGGAACTTGTCTTTACAGTGTTCTTATGGCTTGTTTTCTACGAATGGCTGCGCAACGAAACAGAACAGGCAGATGAGATTACGGAAAAAGTTTTAAAGGATCGCAAGGATATGGCTTATCACAGACATAATGCTTAA
- the coxB gene encoding cytochrome c oxidase subunit II, with protein sequence MMKGIKKWRLFALMTALLVFLAGCGREEISTLIPAGEVAQDQFNLLILSSIVMLFVIIVVSIIFVLAIVKFRRSKMGEDMIPEQVEGSARLEFLWTAVPIVLLLILAVPTVYSTFDLADVSTMDVQEEDGTSSNLTVNVTGNLYWWEFEYPEQGIVTSQELVVPTDERVYFNLISADIKHSFWIPSIGGKLDVNPENVNTFYLTFDQESSELEDGVFYGKCAELCGASHALMDFKVKSVDREEFDQWVTAMQSEEPAAAEGDLAQQGEELFGADGLACIQCHAVSGAGGTGGVGPNLATFGDRNRVAGYLEHNEENLKNWIQNPQEYKPGNLMPEAASLNNGEALSDQELDALAAYLMGLSVEE encoded by the coding sequence ATGATGAAAGGTATTAAGAAATGGCGTCTTTTCGCATTGATGACCGCATTGTTGGTTTTTCTTGCGGGATGTGGACGCGAAGAAATTTCGACTTTGATACCAGCGGGCGAAGTTGCTCAGGATCAATTTAATTTATTGATTTTATCATCTATTGTTATGCTATTTGTAATCATTGTGGTATCGATTATTTTCGTTTTAGCGATTGTTAAGTTCCGCCGTTCTAAAATGGGGGAAGACATGATTCCTGAGCAAGTTGAAGGAAGCGCAAGGTTAGAATTTTTGTGGACAGCTGTTCCGATTGTTCTTCTTTTAATTCTTGCTGTTCCAACAGTTTATTCGACATTCGATTTGGCTGACGTTTCTACGATGGACGTTCAGGAAGAGGATGGCACCTCATCGAATCTTACAGTCAACGTAACTGGAAATCTTTACTGGTGGGAATTTGAATACCCTGAACAGGGAATCGTAACTTCTCAAGAGTTGGTCGTGCCGACTGATGAACGCGTTTACTTTAACCTGATTTCTGCGGACATCAAGCACTCGTTCTGGATTCCATCTATTGGCGGTAAATTGGATGTAAATCCTGAAAACGTCAACACTTTTTACTTAACATTCGATCAGGAATCATCAGAACTTGAAGATGGTGTATTCTATGGTAAATGTGCTGAACTTTGCGGAGCTTCTCACGCATTAATGGATTTCAAAGTGAAATCTGTGGATCGCGAAGAGTTTGACCAATGGGTAACAGCCATGCAATCAGAAGAGCCAGCGGCAGCTGAAGGAGATCTGGCACAGCAAGGTGAAGAATTATTTGGTGCTGACGGATTAGCTTGTATTCAATGCCACGCTGTTTCTGGTGCTGGTGGAACTGGTGGAGTCGGACCTAACTTGGCGACATTTGGAGATCGTAACCGTGTTGCTGGATACTTGGAACACAACGAAGAAAATCTTAAAAACTGGATTCAAAATCCGCAGGAATACAAGCCTGGCAACTTAATGCCAGAGGCAGCTTCATTGAATAATGGAGAAGCACTGTCAGATCAAGAACTCGATGCTCTTGCAGCCTATTTGATGGGCTTATCGGTTGAAGAGTAG
- a CDS encoding PaaI family thioesterase, producing the protein MNPLTDQFTRILEKSSIGDLEILTNYLTNFEKKQQGEFSTYLSAGLNMTRVTDKNASVVTIPNTPFIHNNVDIPHGGILAVLLDTAMGTLANSKCQPGFSAVTTNLTIHYLTVADEDKISAQASIIRNGRHTMVLEGNIFQQDGKHIATATGSFFIIPKKAEPVIALKQ; encoded by the coding sequence ATGAACCCCTTAACCGATCAATTTACGCGCATCTTAGAAAAATCCAGTATCGGAGACCTTGAGATTCTAACTAATTATTTGACGAATTTCGAGAAAAAGCAGCAAGGTGAATTTTCTACTTATTTGAGTGCCGGACTGAATATGACACGTGTGACAGATAAAAACGCTTCGGTTGTCACCATACCGAACACCCCATTCATCCATAATAACGTCGACATCCCGCATGGTGGCATTCTCGCTGTTCTTCTTGATACAGCCATGGGAACGCTCGCCAACAGCAAGTGCCAGCCTGGCTTCAGTGCCGTGACCACAAATTTGACGATCCATTACTTAACTGTGGCGGATGAAGACAAAATAAGCGCACAAGCCAGCATCATTCGGAACGGAAGACATACCATGGTGCTGGAAGGCAATATTTTTCAGCAGGATGGAAAACATATAGCAACTGCCACTGGATCTTTTTTTATCATTCCTAAAAAAGCTGAGCCTGTTATTGCTTTAAAGCAGTAG